The Canis lupus familiaris isolate Mischka breed German Shepherd chromosome X, alternate assembly UU_Cfam_GSD_1.0, whole genome shotgun sequence genome has a segment encoding these proteins:
- the LOC491854 gene encoding 40S ribosomal protein S6-like — protein MKPNISFPAVGCQKLIEVDDERKLRTFYEKRMATEVAADALGKEWKGYVVRISGGNDKQGFPMKQGVLTHGRVRLLLSKGHSCY, from the coding sequence ATGAAGCCGAACATCTCTTTCCCAGCTGTTGGCTGCCAGAAACTCATTGAAGTGGATGATGAGCGCAAACTGCGTACCTTTTATGAGAAGCGTATGGCCACAGAAGTTGCTGCCGATGCTCTGGGCAAGGAATGGAAGGGTTACGTGGTGCGAATCAGTGGTGGCAATGACAAACAAGGCTTCCCCATGAAGCAGGGTGTCTTGACCCATGGCCGTGTCCGCCTGCTGCTGAGTAAGGGGCATTCCTGCTACTGA